One window of Cryptosporangium minutisporangium genomic DNA carries:
- the tyrS gene encoding tyrosine--tRNA ligase has protein sequence MSDFLDELRWRGLIAQTTDEQALSTALDNAPLTVYAGFDPTAASLHAGHLVPLLTLRRFQQAGHRPIVLAGGATGLIGDPSGRSSERVLNTPERVRELVEALRPQLAKFVDFEDSTTADGRVTHAAVLANNLDWTASISALDFLRDVGKHFPVTQMLARESVAARISSGGLSYTEFSYQLLQANDFLQLYRDQGCRLQIGGNDQWGNITAGLDYIRRVTANEGGQAHALTLPLLTNANGEKFGKSTGGGSVWLDPNLTSPYAWFQFWFNTDDRDVVGRLKTFTFLDRKEIEELETQVAERPAARLAQRRLAEEMTTLVHGAEETSAVLAASQALFGRGELRELPAETLRAALTEAGLHQVSGELPSAAALLQTAGLAGSLSEARRTVREGGAYVNNVKVTDAEAPPAREDLLHGRWLVLRRGKRTVSGIEVL, from the coding sequence GTGAGTGACTTCCTCGACGAACTTCGCTGGCGTGGCCTGATCGCCCAGACCACCGACGAACAGGCCCTGAGCACCGCCCTCGACAACGCCCCGCTCACGGTCTACGCCGGGTTCGACCCGACCGCGGCGAGCCTGCACGCCGGCCACCTCGTCCCGCTGCTCACGCTGCGCCGTTTCCAGCAGGCCGGCCACCGGCCGATCGTCCTCGCCGGCGGCGCCACCGGCCTGATCGGCGACCCCAGCGGCCGCTCCTCCGAGCGTGTGCTCAACACGCCGGAGCGGGTCCGCGAGCTGGTCGAGGCGCTCCGTCCGCAGCTGGCCAAGTTCGTCGACTTCGAAGACTCGACCACCGCCGACGGCCGCGTCACCCACGCCGCTGTGCTCGCGAACAACCTGGACTGGACCGCCTCGATCTCCGCGCTCGACTTCCTGCGCGACGTCGGCAAGCACTTCCCGGTCACGCAGATGCTCGCGCGCGAGTCGGTCGCCGCCCGTATCTCCTCCGGCGGCCTGAGCTACACCGAGTTCAGCTACCAGCTGCTGCAGGCCAACGACTTCCTCCAGCTCTACCGCGACCAGGGCTGCCGCCTCCAGATCGGCGGCAACGACCAGTGGGGCAACATCACCGCGGGCCTCGACTACATCCGCCGGGTCACCGCGAACGAGGGTGGCCAGGCGCACGCGCTGACCCTCCCGCTCCTCACCAACGCCAACGGCGAGAAGTTCGGCAAGAGCACCGGCGGCGGCTCGGTGTGGCTCGACCCGAACCTCACCAGCCCCTACGCCTGGTTCCAGTTCTGGTTCAACACCGACGACCGGGACGTCGTCGGTCGCCTCAAGACGTTCACGTTCCTCGACCGCAAGGAGATCGAGGAGCTCGAAACGCAGGTCGCCGAACGGCCGGCGGCCCGGCTGGCGCAGCGCCGCCTCGCCGAGGAGATGACCACGCTCGTCCACGGCGCGGAGGAGACGTCCGCGGTGCTCGCGGCCAGCCAGGCCCTCTTCGGGCGCGGCGAGCTGCGTGAGCTCCCCGCGGAGACCCTCCGCGCCGCGCTCACCGAGGCCGGACTGCACCAGGTCAGCGGCGAGCTGCCCTCCGCGGCCGCGTTGCTGCAGACCGCCGGTCTCGCCGGCAGCCTCTCCGAGGCCCGCCGGACGGTCCGCGAGGGCGGCGCCTACGTCAACAACGTCAAGGTCACCGACGCCGAGGCGCCTCCCGCCCGGGAAGACCTGCTCCACGGCCGGTGGTTGGTGCTCCGCCGCGGCAAGCGCACCGTCTCCGGTATCGAGGTCCTTTAG
- a CDS encoding DNA-3-methyladenine glycosylase, which translates to MGHRARGAPLNLDDILAGPPEEAAPALLGRCVTAHGVTVRLTEVEAYAGTAGDPASHAYRGRTPRNASMFAGPGTLYVYFSYGMHWCVNITCGPVGEASAVLLRAGRVIEGLDEARRGRTVPDRDLARGPARLAKALGLDRTADGTNLLDGRGPLTIAGPPTTEPIRSGPRTGVSKGADRPWRFWIDGDPTVSPYRRSPRAAAVGDDALRE; encoded by the coding sequence ATGGGCCACCGAGCACGTGGTGCCCCGCTGAACCTCGACGACATCCTGGCCGGACCGCCCGAGGAAGCCGCACCCGCGCTCCTCGGGCGGTGCGTCACCGCGCACGGCGTCACGGTCCGGCTGACCGAGGTCGAGGCGTACGCCGGCACCGCGGGTGACCCGGCGTCCCACGCCTACCGCGGCCGCACGCCGAGGAACGCGTCGATGTTCGCGGGCCCCGGCACGCTCTACGTCTACTTCAGCTACGGCATGCACTGGTGCGTCAACATCACGTGCGGTCCGGTCGGCGAGGCGTCCGCCGTGCTTCTGCGCGCCGGACGCGTCATCGAAGGGCTCGACGAAGCGAGAAGGGGCCGCACCGTGCCCGACCGCGACCTCGCCCGCGGCCCCGCCCGCCTCGCGAAGGCCCTCGGCCTCGACCGCACCGCCGACGGCACCAACCTCCTCGACGGTCGCGGCCCGCTGACCATCGCCGGCCCGCCGACCACCGAACCGATCCGCTCCGGCCCCCGCACCGGTGTGTCCAAAGGCGCCGACCGGCCCTGGCGGTTCTGGATAGACGGGGACCCGACAGTGAGCCCGTACCGGCGTTCCCCCCGGGCCGCAGCCGTGGGGGATGATGCTCTGCGTGAGTGA